Part of the Polyodon spathula isolate WHYD16114869_AA chromosome 30, ASM1765450v1, whole genome shotgun sequence genome, AATTCCTGCTCatgacttcaataaaaaaaaatatatataattcacaGTACCATAGTGTGCCTACAGTATCTTATTTGAAATATAACAAATTCATTACATTCTCAGTGAGATGGGAATTTGGCCACTTTTGTTACATTCAAGAGGTAGTTTCATTCAGTCCAACACTGAAGTCTCCTTTTAGAGCTTTGTTTCCATTGGATGTGTTGCGCTTCTgtacaattctttaaaaaaaatgaccctATATATAGACCTAGCAGTTATTCATGCTATAGTAACCCTGTTTAAATTGAatggaacaaaacaaagtatgtgtgtgttttcaaaaataaacatcaacTAAATGCATGTAAAACCAGTAATTAACTTACATTTTAACAAAGCCTTGCCAAGTGGTACTCTGTAATTCCTGTTAGGCGAGTTAATGGCTTAGTTAATTCAGTATTAAATATAACCTTTCAACCTCATCTTTAAGGAAGAACATGCATCAGTATGTCATTGTCTTTTTCTGATTCATTAAGAAATGGTATAACAGTGCGCACATGTGCATTCAATCTTTTGATTCTGTTATGACCTGTGCTTAGGGAAAATGCAAAACCCAACTGTTCgactgtattgaataaaatgtctttgttgaaatctacaacggAGTTCGGAGTCAACATTCTtgtatttaattggtttaaatatTAGTATGAAATGCTCCCTGGGAACCGTTCATGGTAGGCAAtgacatagcttggatttgaactcgtgatttccaggctatagggtgcatcctgcactccacacggggTGCCTTTACTGGGTGCGCTTTGTAGGGTTTAAATGATAGAATTGTTCTGGAAGGGGAATTCTGTGGCACCAAGAGTCTGCAGCCTGGTTCTCAAGAACCGATACCCATAGAAAACCGGAGTCGCACTAGACTGGGCAGCACATTTATTattagcattgttttttttaatgattttttggaGGGGTTGGCTTTGTctaaagtttttaaaataatgtattgagCTGTTGATGTAAAACACATTTGCTGCATGTTTGGGCTAAACAGTTTTCAGTGTACTTGTGCCTGTGTACCATGCCACACCAACACTGGCCTAAAGTTCAAGGTCAGTCCTAGTGCTGTGTATTACATCATTCAGATATTTTACCTGGCCCCTGAAATTGTATCTGACTACCAAAGAAATGAGTAGGAATCCTATTGAGAGATCCTGTGTTTGATGTTCAGCATGTTGCAGAATGTGATTCCATGGTTATAATACAGGGAGAAGGCAAGGCATGtctactttattttattgattttattttttatttttaattgggaCCACTATCATTGAAAGTTGGGTGGGAGAAGTCAACAGAAACTGCCAAAGAGCTTTTGAGAGAACTATAAAGATGCGATACCGAACCTCTCCTTGTGCTGTAACATGAGCAAGCATCTGGCACTGTGAAATCAGTACATGGTTTGCAAGGGGTACAGTGACAGCTGTCAGGTCTTCTTGTTTGTAATCAGTTTTGCCTTCGTCATCGTGAAGTGGTATATGAACCCTTGATTCAGTCCTACAGAAAGATGTTGGCAGCTGTTTCAGCTTCAACCTGGGTGCTTTTAGAAATGTGCTGCTTTGTCTGTATCTGGTTCCAGTGATCTGCACTCCTTGTTTGTTGCAGCTGTTATTGATGGAAGTTCACACTGCTGTCTAGACTGCTGTATCGAAGCTGCTCTGGGGAGGTGGAATTGGTTTGTGTGAAGAGAGTCTTATGCAAACTCTAGGACAAGATTAGGGTTCAGATACAACCATCTTTACCATCCACAAAGCACAACTCGCCTTCAGCTCGCATCTTTCCAAGAAATTCAGTACAACCCACCACCTGAAGTCATGCTGGGTCAGcgcacattttttttcttgtcagaCTTACCAACTGCTTTTTAGTTTTCATACTGCCCTTCTGTGTCTCTTTCCTCTTTGTCTAAAATTAAAACGTTCACATGACTCCTGAATCCCGTCTCAGCAGGAGTGTTCTATCCCGGTACTGGGTAAACTTtttctaaaacttaaaaaaaataaaagccagaGTGGTTTGCATGGTACAAATAATCGCAGCAGTAGAAAAGTAAGCAGATTGATTATACTGAGCATTAGGTCAATAATCTTCTATTACTTCATGAACCAGTAATAACACAAAGCTTAGAAAATCAATACAATTCTGTATAACAGTCTGTATCTTTAATCATTTGAATGTGAAGATGACAAAGTAATGTTTTGGTATAATATAAATGACCACTTTTTCAGTTCAGCATGTGAAatgagcaatttattttattttacatttttgtcatcCAGGTGGCAATAAAACTCTTGCTGGCACAGCaaattaagaaaatacaaaatagacCTGAAGGCTATCTTGAATTGTGATGGTTTACATATATTACATAACAGACAGTAACTCTATTTACAATGCCTGTCACATACAGTGCGTCTATTTATTATCAgacttgcttttttaaatttgttttaatgtcaTTGAAACACAGCATGGCCAAAGTATTTGTGCACAATCTGGGCAAAATATCCTCCTGGTCATCGATAATGTGTCGGTGGAACAGGGGTCTTTATTAATGGTATTGCACTGCTCCAGACACTGCCTGCACTTTATTTGTCATCACTCATGTATTGGTTTATGAAGTAATGGTAGTACAATAATCTTTTCTTTTCCAGTTGGGAAGACTTCATTGATCACCAGGTTTATGTATGACAGTTTTGACAACACCTATCAAGTAAGGatgttttttttgctgctgttatGTACCCTTCACAGTGTGTTGCATGGTTGTAAAATGCTAAAACTGCGCTTTCCCACAATTATGTTAAGATTGAAATAATGATCTTACCGTGTTGGTTAATTGCAGCCTTCCACTGTTAAACTTTCTATCCGCTCTTAGTAGGTAGTTTCAGCTGTAGGGACATCATCTTAAATCTGCTTTCCAATTAGTGACTCTGAAAGCCAAAAACTGTAGACATACCTCCACCTTAAGCCTGCATCActaaaattatagaaaatgcatGAAGATCTTCCAGTTGATATTTACGCAGCGGTGTCCTAAGAAGCTTCAAAATGACAGTATGTAAAATACTGGGATGCTGCACCTTTAAGTCAGCCAGGAAGGTGCCTGTTTAAATGATTTTACTGTGCAGGATAATTTGGTTGGCCTTTATCCTCTTGACATTTACAGGCTGGGAAATAGTCCCCACATGGCCAATAGCATTTTCAGTTTGGGCACACTGTTAACATTTTGACCTGTAATTCTGAGCTTTTTGGGAAGCTGTTTTTCATTGTGTACTGAAGCTAGAATTGGagtttttaacactagaagggcgagtagaagtctttctcaatgccttTTGAATTTCATTTAGCATTACTATAGATACCTCTATTTTGAGTGTTTGCTAGTTATGAATTCATAATACAGAGACAATTATATACTTGGATCAACAAGACAGGAGCCTGAGTTTGGTATCAAATACCTCAACCTGTAAATCTGTATTTATTCATCATTCCCAATACGTGTCGGAGATTATTGTGAATGTCACACAGAACATCTGCTCTTCTATCTAGACTGCAGATTATATTTAagtttgcctttttttctttttcaggcaaCAATAGGAATAGATTTTTTGTCAAAAACCATGTACCTGGAAGACAGAACAGTAAGTGGCATTAACTGCTTTTCTAAATGTCATTTCCAGATGTGTGCGACTGCTTCTGCTATATAAATATGAAACGCCTGCATAGGTACGGTTGCATTTTGTCTGATAAATGGATGGTAATCTGCACTGTTGCTGTATTTAAAACCTGCTGTTTAGCCTCGACTAAATAATGAGTAATCCTCCCCCAGATTGTCTACTCCACTATCCCATTATCCACTATCCCATTAGTTTGTTTTGTCGTTCGCTGTTGTAAGTGGGAATGGATTCTCGCCTCCAAACCTATTTTTATAGCAAATTTCTTAAACCACTTCCTACTTCCTACagcttttaactttttatttacttattcacATAAATATATcttatagatatattatttaaaGCCATATATACCATTCTTGACTTTTTAAAACCCTGCATGGAGTTATTTtgatttctttctctctctctctctctctctctctctctctctctctctctctctctctctctctgcaattGACATGACCATGAAATAAGATCACAGGAAACcaatgaataacaataataaaattttaaaaaaatcattagatGTCAATTGGTTatctaataataaaatgtaaaaaaaacccaacaaaacaaaactctccCTTGCTGTCTCTTCCTCCCTCTTTCCCTCCTTTTTACTCTTTCTCACACTCTGTCTCTTTGATGGAATATTTTGTTGCCATTGTTattttggtggtgtttttttttttttttttttttttttttttttttttttggttctttatATTTTTTCCACATCCCACAGATCAGGTTGCAGCTCTGGGACACTGCGGGTCAGGAACGCTTTCGTAGCCTCATTCCCAGTTACATCCGTGATTCAGCCGCAGCTGTAGTAGTTTACGATATTACAAGTAGGTATCTCTTTGCCCTGGGTGAGACCGTTTCTTATCCCTACATGTTTTTTCTTGCTGTTGTCTGCCTGGTTTGCTAGGTGCGGTTGCAGTTATGGGACACAGCAGGGCAGGAACGGTTCAGGAGCTTGATTCCTAGCTACATTCGTGACTCCACTGTTGCAGTTGTTGTCTTTGATATAACAAGTGAGTGGGGCCCCTTTTGCTGTTCTAACAATTTGGCTTCAGGTTGGCATGTGTTCACCTCCCTgtatctcttctttttttttttttgatggccCACAAATACAAGCTGTGTCTCCTatcagtcatttaaaatgaagtttaGAGATTACCGGTATGTACTCTATTTTGCAAGCCGACTGCAAAACATTGGAAacaactgataaaaaaataaactgtttattgaTACAAGTTTACTTTGTATGAATAAAgggtttatctttttttttttttctcattattactGAAATGCCTGTTATCCTACTCTACAGCAAGTCTTCAgggtttatttcaaattaaaatctaCACTGAAGTTTACTTTTTGTAAGTCAATAATTTAGCATGAATAAGCATAACTAGGTTTTTAATCACATTTACATTTCCACTGTCGGATTCATAGACAGGATTAGCATAGAAAATATAGAGTGTTCCTTTATAAAGTCTTTGTAAAGTACTATAGATTCAATAAAGGAATATAGATTCATTGTCTACCTTTTTCCTCCCTAAGAATTTGATGTATAGCCAATATGGTATAAAATAGATCATAATACAATTAAAGTAATCCTGTCAAAAATACAAATTGTAGTAAAGGCCTCCAGTATATTGAGATTGTCATTTTAATGCTAAAATGAAACGCAGCTTTAGGTGGGTTTGCCGTGTTGATTTGCTGCATGGTGTTACCATTGGTCTTTTTGCATGGAttctattatttttaacaaactaCTTTAAATCAAAtagctgttttaattaaaaccatATCAGAATAGCAAAAagcatttgtcattttaataggCTGCATTATTAGATACATTTTATGCAATTCAGTAATTACCTTTATTTCCTGGGGCAAGATGTCTTTCTGCAGAATAGGAAACAGAAATggaactgcaaaaaatacaacAGGAATCCAGAGGCATCTAAATAGTTTAAAACGCTTGAAAATATCTATTTTTGTCTTGAATAAGCAAATGGAGGATTAATGACACATTCCCATGTTATACAGATGGATTTACAACGCCACGGCAGGAAAAGCTGTTGTATATGTTTTGTGTCGGATGCagcctttactttttttttttttttttttttttaaacactatgcAGTGTAAAAaagaagtttttaaaatgtattgtccaATATGATGAGGTCCTTGGTCTCAATGTGATTGCTCATGGTGATAAACCTCTCTAATTGCCTAATGCTGACATTAAAAGAATGacaaaatatttgaatgtttgtaaaatatgtCCAGTGTCTCCACAAAAGTATGGACAGGTTTTTATTGAATAAATTGAGACAAACAGTCACGTGATTCAATTCAGGTTTATACCGTATTTGGTAGCCTACCAATGCATCACACAATTCCAAAAGATGAATAGCATAAATGATTTCAAAAAAAGGTTTCATTGTAACAATAGTTTACAATACTAGCTAAATCATATACAGTAAAACtaattgttttactttaatatatggtagttttttttttgttccagtagGGGAATAGAAATGTGATATTAACAGAAGGTCAGGAAACAATGTCGAACATTAGTGTCTTTGCCGAGTTCACTTAGTTGGTATTCTGATAACAGCAGTTTGCTGAAGCAGCTATTCAGTGCCACTGGTAGTTGTTTCTAATTCTGAATTGTTATACCTGCATCTCAAGTTAAGCagaaactaaaaatgtttttttggttttttttggtctCATTTGATAATACTGTCCtacaatgttttataaatgtatttccaaTTCAAGAAATATTCAACAGAATATATGGACCACTTTGGGACAGACTTGTGGTTTAAATACTGATATCTGTTGGTTTAtacttaaatatgtttgtattgcCAAAAGATCAGTGAAACATGATTCTGCCAAATTTGTCTGTCAGTGGAATTAATATTTAAGCTTCATTAAACATTTAGAcagtaatgttattttgtttgtattaattatGCTGTGCTTTATTGTAATCAAATTATTACCATGTGTAGTGTCTAGTAAATGGTTACTGtattaaagtaattgcagcttcAGGTATGATGTTGAAATGACTTGCTAAAAACTGCAGTGGGTATTATAAAGGGCTAATTGTCTTTCTGTTGCACAGGCATGGCAGCATTCCATGTTGACTAAGCTACCCTGTCTATAAATATAAAGAATCCTTGAGAATATTAAAACCAACTGCAAGGTGAATCGTATCTTTCATTAGTAAAATTGAACAAACATGCTGTGTTTGTATTTACAGATCTAGGTGTCATTTCTTTGAGGAGCTTTGATTATATTTACCTTGTAATAGCTGTGTAACTTCAGTCATTTACAAAGTGATATAGGTGTGAGAAATcttgggtgtttttaaaaaaaaaaaagtaaaaaggtcaATTTATGAAATCCGGCTGCAAAATGTATGAGAGAATTTAGCCATGGTAATAATAGTGTGTCTATCAGAGCAGAAACTTAATGAAGCTTGTTTTCTGTCAGATGTAAACTCTTTCCAGCAAACAACAAAATGGATTGACGATGTCAGAACGGAGAGAGGGAGCGATGTTATCATCATGCTGGTGGGGAATAAGACGGATCTAGCAGACAAAAGGTACAAGTTCACTCGTTGTTGGCTGTAAATGCATGTGAATTTTTAAGCACCTCTCAGTCCCAGGAGAAGTTCCCAGCAGAGATTTTGGCAACAGAATTTTGTCCGCCACGGTTTAGGTCAGTTGAATAGACACCCTATTACTAGTTTGCATTAGattcaaatgtatatattaaacatgCCAGGAAAATGTTCTCCTCTTCAGAGAGAAACATGTTTTCTCAGATGCATGCATATCTTTCATTataggtgtgtgtttgttgtgctCTTTTTATCAAAGCTCTCTCGTTATTTAAACCGGCAGTTTTCAGTGCTGCTCTAGAATAATGGCGAGCCTGGCCAACTGTCTGTTCCAAGTCACCGGCCCATTTGAAATAGAATGGCATTAACATTTTCTTTGTAGTCTTGACCGACATTTAAGAGTTTAGATACTgccatttaaacacattttttgaagtCCTGCAGTGTATAAAGATACCACTATGGCTTCCCGTTGCATGAAATccattgatagatgaaatggtagccatatcaGTGCAGAGATGATGGAAAAAGAGAAGGAAATGTGATACcttttttattggactaactgaaCAATAATGAAGCACAAGGTTTttaagacctcaaaggtctcccCTCAGGTGAAAGTCTGTATGCATCAATATAGAGATAACATAAAGAGATGTAATACATGATCTTGTGGGAAACTGGAGTCAAAGGGCTGACCTTTTAATGTAGCTCATTACAAATCTCAACAGAATTGTAATCTTTTATAATCTGTTTAATGTTTTTCTCTAATtagtgtcgggggggggggggatttttgcGACCTGTAAAATGACCTAATTAGCTCTTTATTCTTTAAATTGTTACTTGTTTAAACATTTGGGCACCGTTTTCTTTCTGTGTATATGTGAAAGCTTGCTGATGAGGTCATCAGGCTGTGAATTATCTTTGGTTCCATTTGATTGAATAGTCATGTATTTCTGTGaagtatgtaattatttttatttagattataagatccacattttatttaaactcttTCTTCACCTAGTTTTATATAGAAAGTGATTAAGTCTGCAATGTGTAAAGCTAAATATAGTTCCTAATTGATAGCAGAAAGAACATTTTCATTCACACCATGaatctcctcttttttttttttttttttttgcttgttttgccaTCTGTGTTGcactttttaactttttatttgctACAGGCAAGTATCTATcgaggagggggagaggaaagcCAAAGAGCTGAATGTAATGTTTATTGAAACTAGTGCTAAAGCAGGATACAATGTAAAACAGGTAAGTCTGGAAGGAACCGTTGGCACTGTGAATTCTGTTTGCTGCTGGAGTACGTTTTTACTATTCAGAGAAAGCATAAGAAATGTTAAGGCTGCAAATACTAGCCAGTGTTATGTACTGATGTAGCCTAAGCAGCATGCAGAAGACAGTGTGGGTGTTCTAtagggtttttttggttttacattttggGCGTGGGGGGGTGTCTGTTGTCTTGCCATCCGTACAGGCAAATAACCACTggagagggagagcagagagCCAAAGAACTGCATGTTCTGTGTGTTGAAACAAGTGCAAAGGCATGCTACAGTGGGAAGAAGGTAGAGCACGCTGTTTTAGTGTGGGACGGGATGATTCAAACAGCTCTTCTCATCAGTGTTTTCAAGAAAGTGTCAACAGATCTGTATTTGTATTGATCAGTCTACTTTTACTTTTCTATGGAAACCACCTGCATTATGTTTAGTATGaccacatgttttctttttcttgaattGATGTGAAACCTGGAATAGCCCTTAAAAGGAACCCTACAAATGTACAGAAAATGTAGATTTCTAATTTATAATTAGGAAGAATGAAATAATGTTTCTAACCTATAATTCACcagattagttaaaaaaaaaaaaaaaaaaaaaaaacactgagaacTGTGAATGAACTGTTTCTTTTATATCATTCAGAGGGTTCATTTTATGAACAGAGTGGAATTGTTAGAACCACAAGGAAATGTGTGCGCTGCCTGGAAATGAGACTTGTCTTGTTTCACTGAAGATCTGAATAAAGCTTAATCTATTGAGTTTAGGTCTGGAAGTTTAGGAAAAAAAGACTCAATGTTCATGACACAAGAAGCTAGTGTTGTAGATGTTAAGCAGTTCTTCATTggggttgttttttgtattgctgtatgCAAAATAGTTGCAAGTTTAGGATGCAGATTTTTAGTGGTACAATACAGTAGATTGTGGTGACTGGTTGTAAGCTGGCCATAATATATCCTGTAAATCAGGTTTTTGAACCCTATGCAGTATAACACgttttataaaacactttttaatgtCAGGAATCCTAAAGTGCTTTAAACGCCTCATTGTAGTTTTACAGGTACAGGTTGTGAGAACAACAAGCAGTCGTTGGTGTCAAATCAGTGATCACTGAAACAAAGTGTAAAATAATGCAAGGGTTTTTTTGTCCACTTTATTTCCTGAACCTCATCTCACTTTTCTTGTAGCTTTTTCGACGTGTAGCAGCTGCCTTGCCTGGGATGGAAAGCACACAGGACAAGAGCAGAGAAGACAGTATCCTTTCAGCAGTCTCTTAACGATATAACCACTATTGCTTTCCTTTGCATTTCCATACAAACTAGCACGTCATATGGAGCTGTTTTTGTATTACAACCTTATGAGCATGGTTTGTAGGTAGGGTTGCCagcttttccacagaccaaaacCGAACATATTTCTCAATTAGCCTGTCAAACACCATACTACCAGATCTTGGTAAAAGATCAATAAAACCATACTGTTGGTGTTAGTGGGTACAGTAAAGTGATTCCTGCCTGGCTGTACATTTCACTAGTATCGTGTACATTACTGTGTCACACCATTGAAAACTAATAGAAAAAACTCAATCATTCATACTTTCAATCTATGGTACCTGCATATGCTCTTATAGAGtattatacaatacattactTTTAATGGACAGAATCTCTCATACAGATataaattgtgttttgtatttttttgaaaaataaaataattagccTACTATAGTTTCTTACTTAAAACATACAGACAAGGAAAAAGATGAACTTACCCAGTACTACCTCCATGTGTAGACATATTCTTTGCAATTTTGGAGTCTGGAAAGACCTGAGCGTAGAGTTTGTTCCCACAATcctaaaaatttttttttttaaaataggaacacTAAATAAAGGCCTTGGATTAAAGCATCTGTTAAATGCAATAATATCTTGCAatcttgcaataataataaatgttaacaGTATGTAGCTGTGCTTTGACGTTGTAGAATGCACTGTGCATTCTAATTTCAACATTCCAGTATATAAAACTATTGTGCGTGCCCCATGCTGAATTACTTTGAAATAGCCTGTAACAGTTAACTGAAGATTGCAGATACAACTGATAATTTAAGCacattaagcctttttttttttaactttggaaGTTGTCATGAGTTAAAGTTTAACAACTCTGTATTAAaggaaaaaagtattttttgtcaTGTGTTCCTTAACAGAATTTCTTTCAGTGATCGACATAAAACTGGAAAAGCCCCCAGAACAGCCAGTCAGTGAGGGAGGTTGTTCCTGTTAATATCATGTatctcatctcctctctctctcgtctgtctgtgtgtctctctctctctctctctctctctctctctctctctctctctctctcaaatgaAATGccactgctgcttctcatttccatcAGATGCAGTGTGAATATCAGCTCGTAACTTTCCCtgtcaatataaatatataaaaaagaaagaaagacagttGCAGTTTTATTGCTGGCGGCCTCGTTGTATGGCCTATTAGCATCCCAAGCACAAAACTGAAGATAGTCAGTGCTGTCatatttccaaaaacaaaatgcCATATTCCAACAGATTTAGGCGCTTGCCTCTTAAGTGGTACATCCTGTTttgggtttatttattaaaatactgcacttttaatgtgaaaataataatcaGTTTGAAAAGTTTGAGTCTGGCTTTAGAACACATGCAGGGATGAGCCTGTGTTGAACGCTGATTCACTCTTTAACAATGACAGAATCGACAGCTATACAACagataacttttttgttttgctttctttttactctttcagttatttacacagaagggttaaaaaaagctCTAAATTCTAAGTGCTGAGTTTTGATACAGTAATAGAATCATTAAGAATATAactattacatttgaaaaaaaaatccctttagtTGAATCAATGAAGTGACTTGCTGAATGCATATTTGTAAACCAGAGATGTTTCAGCATgtcaaacattttcaaacagcaaaaccttaattaaaaatacaaatagttaGCAAGCTTGAATACATCAGGAGAGtcattattttaatgcaaaaagtTTAAGTAAGGGGAAGTATCATATTTGATACCTGAAAAATGATGCAGACATTgctgtgcctttttatttagttGACCATTTTCTTAGGGCTTCcactggtttgttttattttttgttaggttTGTATAGTTTGATTTAACATACCTGTGATAATATACTATAGAGTTATTTAACTAGTTTATATAATTAACCCTGCCTTCTGTAATTTATTTCTGAAACTGGATCATTTAAAATTAttgtcaaacaaaaaatgttttttaggtTTTGGTATTTTTTCAGAAGTAATCTTAGCTCCTCCCACCACTTAAAACACTGAAAGTATAATCCATAAACCTTTCAAtcccttatgtgtgtgtgtttgttttttgtgggttttttttttgtttttttttattagctgccGATTTTACCTAAAACAAGTCTGCTGTGGTTCTTAATGAAAAGGTATCCCAGCTATTAGAAGCAATGCCCAGGGCGTGTATTTTCACAGCTTTAATCtgttgtgacacacacacagtctttcTGTCATTCATAGATAAAACTGGTTTTAGTGACGGGCAAAATAGCTTTTGGTAAAGATTGAAATAGTGTTAAATTGTGCCTGGGTGACTGGTTTCATTGCTGTTGTGATGTCCTGTTGCTATACAACTGGATGTATCCTTGTTGTTAATAATGATAGTAATGATATTAAAAAAGGTTATTTGTTGTCCATAAATATCAAATGCTTGTAGGAGCCTTGCTTGCTACACATGGAAGTTCATTAGCCTTTACTTTAAACTAAAAtacagctgcttttcctgcttgACAGATCCTAAGagcataaagtttacaaatgagaggaggccattcggcccatcttgctctttttggttgttagtagcttattgatcccagaatctcatcaagcagcttcttgaaggatcccagggtgtctgcttgtAATATACCGTTTCCTGACACTTCACGCGATAAAAAGTTCTCCAAAACTTTTTGCTTCTTAAGTATCATTTCAATATACATAGTGCGACGGCTTGGGTTTCTTCTATGAAATCATTGTGTAAATTTTTGCtactttttttgtacattttaaaaaagaaaaaccttacgcaagtacaaagagcatttcttttgagaaacaagcaaacactaaaatcattgTTCAGTTCGGCCCTT contains:
- the rab6a gene encoding ras-related protein Rab-6A isoform X2; the encoded protein is MSAGGDFGNPLRKFKLVFLGEQSVGKTSLITRFMYDSFDNTYQATIGIDFLSKTMYLEDRTIRLQLWDTAGQERFRSLIPSYIRDSAAAVVVYDITNVNSFQQTTKWIDDVRTERGSDVIIMLVGNKTDLADKRQVSIEEGERKAKELNVMFIETSAKAGYNVKQLFRRVAAALPGMESTQDKSREDMIDIKLEKPPEQPVSEGGCSC
- the rab6a gene encoding ras-related protein Rab-6A isoform X1; this translates as MSAGGDFGNPLRKFKLVFLGEQSVGKTSLITRFMYDSFDNTYQATIGIDFLSKTMYLEDRTVRLQLWDTAGQERFRSLIPSYIRDSTVAVVVFDITNVNSFQQTTKWIDDVRTERGSDVIIMLVGNKTDLADKRQVSIEEGERKAKELNVMFIETSAKAGYNVKQLFRRVAAALPGMESTQDKSREDMIDIKLEKPPEQPVSEGGCSC